tttttggtcggattgttgtctctttgacatattcaccgtTTTTTATTCTTagcttaaaaacaatattcaaagaaatTACAATAGTATAAAAGGCATTAccaaatttttgttatttataaacaagataaTGAATTGTCGTTTCGATACCTTTTAAACATCACTATGTGGTATGgctttgttcatttttgaagTCCGTCCGTTGCCCTATAGTTGTTTTGTGTACAATCAGTGTATTTACAATGAAGCACAATAAATCAGCttcattataaatgtttattattgtaattCTTAATGTATTAATCAAATGTAATGCACAGtactttatttatatgtttgtttctTGTAATAACTGTGTAAATTGATAtatgttaataaatatatatttccaagattgttttattttttaacaccACCATATACGTagaatttacaattttcatttttgtgatcTGAAAAATAAGTACAACAGCCACATTCGAATGGACTTAGGAAGCTAGAATTTAGCTAGGAGTTCAGCCTTTCTTTGCATCGAaacttaacacatttatttaaaaaccagttgatggcatgacacgggttatattcgtttcatatatgttatgattgtatgatactaaacccctaacaggaaggattgtgcctgatatttaTAGGATGAgcacataatctttcaatcagtttaattgaaatctGAAGCTGGCATCTCaggtaactgctagtagtcttttgttatttatgtattatagttgtcattttttttattttctttggttacatcttctgacttCAGACTCGGACtcctcttgaactgaattttaaatgtgcgtattgttttgcgtttacttttctacattaactaaaggtatagggagagggttgagatctcataaacatgtttaacccctaCGCGTTTTTGCGCCTCTCCCTggtcaggagcctcttgcctttgttagtcttgtattatttttcgttttagtttttgtgtacaatttggagttaagtatagcgttcattatcactgaactagtatatatatttgttaaggggccagctgaaggacacctccgggtgcgggaatttctcgctgcattgcaGACATGTTGGTGGACTTCTGCTAGTGTCTTTTCtgtggtcgagttgttgtccctttgacacattccctatttccattctcaattgtatgtCTCCTTATCCAAGGCCGTTCATATTGCTCATACAATAACATCACAAGAAAAGAATAAATGTATTCaataaagtttgaaaaagtTCTCAGCAAATAACGTgaataaatagaaaaagaaaaagaaaaacacaatacaCAAGGTAAATTGAAGCCCTCATAATGAGAGATTTCGTAAAGATTAGATAAGAATTAATAAccgatatttttttatcatacagGCAGATGGTTTTGCATGCTTAGAAACTTTACTTATTCAACTTACCACTTTCATCTGAATGCGCATGTACTAGATGAGTATTATACCAGCTTCCAGTTATGATCGATTGAATTGATTTTAACTATCCTATTGCACGAAAATCAATCTTTTAGAAGCTGCTTTgatattctttattatttatacaataaacaataaaaaagagaCATTATACAGAACACATGTAGTGTTGCATGATGTTAGTTAAGGATGCCCTTCGATTGAACCTCAAAACTACATAAAACGTATAATAACGTACACTCATGATACACACTGTGAATTAAGCAATCTTTTAAATTGCAATGGTGTGAACATTTAATAAAGGATGCATTACCTCCTTGTAGTTTAGAAATGAGGCTCTGGTTGTATAAGTCAAGACGCTATTATAGAGGGTGTTTTGCTCGAATTACAGAAaggtaaaatcaaatgaaaaactgAAAAGGATTGAATTGGGAAGGATTGAATTTAGAATGAGAAAATAGTCATCGAGTAATTGTATCATTTATGTAAACCAACTGAATATCGTCTTTGAGTCGGGCTGGTTCCTGAATATTTCAAGGGATTGTTAATTTCGATTTTTAAGAGTAAAGGATGTAATGCTGACCATTGGACAAAACAGGGAAAAGAcaccagagagacagtcaaacttacgtatcgaaaataaactgacaacgctatggctaagaaagaaaaagaaaaaaacatacacactatagtacacaagacacaatttaaaaaactaaagactaagcaacacgaaccccaccaaaatctgaggtgatctcatgtgcgccggaagggtaagcagatcctgctccacatatggcacccgtcCGGATGCTCATgatattacaaacccggtaaatagacTAATTCgctaggtcacattcgtgaagaGGAAAAATGAATTCACGTTAAGGTAGAACAGGttcctcaattttaaatgaaagacATTTTGATAGGGTTTTTTACGAACAATGCACATGATGCAAAACTAAGAATGTTGTTTGACTTCTTATAAGACAAATAACCATCAGCTACCAAATATTGAGGACAGTTGCTTTTCGGAAGTGACATACTACCTCGTGCATACTACTGTATATTTGTATtgcatgttttaaaagatttccTGATTGatttacatgtatcatttgtgtagaatgttttttttttgtgttttttttttaacttttatgagTTCAAAGATCGTTTAAACAGTTTGGCGAGAATAGATGAGTTAAAATCATCCTCCAGTAATCTATTACTCTGTATAAATGACTTCAGCTAATTGTAGTTTTGCttatgtacatttatttcaatattcacGAAACAGAACGCAGCTAGAAATGTGTATTTTACGATAGGGAAAATAATGCTGCTAAATGCATTCGTATCTTTAAATTTTACTTGGATTTTTATATGTGCAATGTATGATCATAGTCcctgaaaactttttttttcattttattaattagTAGAATTTGTGCAATGTAAAGATAATAAATTATTACGCACACCTGTTCATTACGctattttacataatattttgatttctatATATTAACAGATAAAAGGGGTACCTGTTGTTTTTCATACATGTAAGTCTGAtcattgatttttaattaatgtagGCATGTAGATtgttaataattcaaaaatcCAATATAACAATTTGACCAATGGTCTAAGTTGGCATGCCAActtaatatacaaaacaaaataacaataaaagaaCAGACATATAAATGATTGATTTCACTCCAGGACAAGTGAATTAGTGGTGGTTAGGCGTCAAATACTAACAGAAGACCTTCATCATGCCTGGGAGTGAAATAGATCTGGTGGAAAGAGATCCGAATGGATTAAATGCTCATTTAGGTGTAAgtaaactaataattttaatttacacttaaatattttttttctccctCGTTTTGCATATTGTTCATGCCATATCGCgctaaaaatatgtttgtttatgcACGACTATGCCTCAAATTTCTAGCTTAAGTcggaaattattattataatttcacTCATGGTATCAATCTGGTTTGAAATTGTATACGCAGGACGCACGTCTCGTCTATTGAAGGCTCACCAGTGGCGCTCGAATTTAGAGCGGTGTCATAGTTAACGTTATGATTTCATCTTTCTATTTGTAACTTTCCGTATCGTCTATTTGTTCTCTCTTTTTagattaaatttcaatgttccaccaaattaattgaaaactgTATCGGAGACCGTTGGTTGTCATCTATATTGCTTTTATTCATTTCTGTCGTGGGTTCTCTGTCTCAATGATGTATTTGCACACTCCgtttttatgatacatgtagaGTATGTTGAATTCGATaaacacaaacatattttaatgtaattaagTATAATTATtaccaaatataaaattaactgttttattttttgaccAACGCTTTTCATTGTAACTAGACAATAAAAATGTTGTGTATCATTTTTCACATATGTGTGCATAAACTTGAAACTACACGTAAAGAACAATGCTTTTatgtttgaatttgaaattgaaattgctATCCATTTATACATAATAAGATATCGATTTGATCgaagaattataaatatatctctaataaatcaattatataatatacacgaataatttaactttggatgtaacacgtcttctgattggctgacgttattttgttatgagcccatagacataatttagtcatgtgaccgtgacgtcatcaacgttttttcatggttttctacggtttaaaatggtattttgaattaaattataagaaatgtctgtaatattttttctgtctattcgaaataacatttaaaaaaattggtgcacactgttaaataacccgctacgcttcttcaaagacagaaaaaatattacagtcattccttaaatatacaaattgatattgacacatttttgtttgaaaaaagtaaaatcacaaaaatacagaactccggtgaaaatttaaaacggaaagtttctaatcaaatggcaaaacaaaataatatttagctcaccaaacgaatggacacTAACTGTCATATTTCCGACTTAGTACAGGCTTTTTCAAATGTAGATAAtggtgaacaaaacagacatattaGGTGAAATTGTCAAATTAGCGGTACAGTAGTCATCACTCTGTCACAAACtctaaacaaacaaatatttaacaaagaagcaaAAAAATGCGaccatcaaatttaacaactaCATGCATTGCTTCGCGTGTTTGACGTCTGAATTTGTAAACGTCACACaagaagaaatataaaataattttgtcgttctcagtatattaaaaaaaaaacacatggggaatggtggtatacagggttaaaaatcaaaagtgttCTTATAACTAACCTAAGTAAAAGAccaagatttaaaattatccacacttctttcaaatttcataattaagaattcacataaatttgtttatgtttaatacCAGGGCGCGAGTAAAATAGtattgtcgttcaaagtatttttaaaattataatagaaaaataacataattgCGGGATCTATAAAATTGTAGAGTCACGTCATATGTAACAACAAACACTAAAAGTCACACGTACAAAACACgccagcaaaaatgaaaaataatacaaaaacattgACGGGGTGTATAGGTACCGAGCCACGTAAAATGGATATCACACTgagaaaacagaccaaacagtaaaagtaatataaattaTAGAGATGGCAGATTATTCCGTCACTTCTTGAGTCGTGTAGTGTGTATAGATTATCGGGTTTTCTACACATCTTAAAATATGAGCCGCGAGCCACAATGTGAACCTTTTTggcgagtgagcgtagcgaacgagctaaaaagtttcacattgtgtcgagcggctgatattttacgatatctatACATAGGAAACCCGATTATCTGTTTATCGTTCTATTAATGGTATTTTTTCCTCTCCCTAAGAAAGTTTTACGCTTGACGAAAGCAAGCTTGATAACGTCTCCTCTCGCATTGTGACGCCGCTGATAACTTCTTCTCTCACATTGTGATGTCGCTGATAATGCCTGGTCTCGTTTTGAAGTCTTGATACGAGAATTACTGAGCGACAGAGCAGGGTGATATAGGCGTAGGGAAGGACGATAAATTGAAATACACGTAAGCAAATCATATACAAATGCTTacagtatatataaattttatttaccgtaataaaaactatataaaatcCATTTGATATGATTAAATAGAGATGTGGTATTAGCGCCATTCTATATGACGAAATAAGCGATGAttggttcaatattttatatattggtCATGTGGTTAATAAAAAtcctttatatttattgatttaaacCCACCTTTAAatgatgtatttatttttaattccaGACTTTGCATTTTAACGATGTGTTTGGTGAACCAGATGGAGTCCATAGTATTGATTGTGTGTGGAAATTATCTGCTAAATGTTTTGACTGCTGGAAGCTTCTAACCTACAACTTGTTGACAATATTTTATGGCATCTGTATTGCAGCTGAGTGGGGATGCGAGTTCGCCTATATTGCGTTCTGGCATATATGGATTATTTCACCGTTTatgaagatttttgaaattaactGCGGACTTTGTCAGAGAATATATGCTTCCTGCGTTAATTGTTGTATTGTACCATGGTGTGAGGCATGTGGTGCCATATTCCATGCATTCAAACGATAAACAACCAATCTTAATAAGGATTTGGTCAAAGACTTTGGAgacaataaatatattgttttgttctacACAAAGACATtatgttcattttataatttgataataatgagatacttttaaatgtttgattaatctttacatgtttaaagatttaacatgtaaaatgtaCGTGAAGattaatgaataatttttaaaaataagttgtTGTTAGATGATacaatttattcaataaacaaGCTTTCAATGTCACAATTTGAAATACAGTATGATTTTGCTTTAATTCGAATAATACAGGCGggaacattatttatgtatccATTTGATTTTAGTACAACGCGGATTTGTAAATCAACGTGTATAAAGTGTTCCTCTTTCAAGATTTGTTATGCAAATAATTTTCGCTTGCTTGATATCTAGTATCAAGTAGAATCTAGAACTATAATATCAGTCTACTGCCACTGAAAACAATTAGCTTGAACCCCAGTGGTCCTTACCCCTGAGAGATAAGAgagacatttttgtttatgaacATAGAACTTTCGCTATATGAGGCATTTAATTCCACATTCCCATTTGAGGCTGGACGCAGCTGCGAATTCAAAAATCTCTTACAGTCATAAGGGCGTAATTTATTTGCAGGATTTTTAGTGCTGGGGAGAAGTCATGCGATCACGAGAAAAACTGTCTGTATTCCTGTCAACCTTAAAGTGTAGAAAACCGAAAATAAAGTTGATGTACCGTTTGTCTATTTCGAAATTAGTCCGCATAGCCAGAAATTAGTAGTGGTTTAGCTAATTAATATTCATAGTATGTAAATGAGAATTGTACCACGTGATAGTAGTTTGAACTGGACTGGCTTGATAGGCTTTATATCattaaaagctttaaaacacgGATATTATAAGTTGCCCGTCACAGAATCCTTATTTACCATCACTTTGATATTTCCGGAAAGTTGTCAGgcggtcaaaatcaaaacaatgaacgcGAATTTAGTGAATTTTCCGTGTTTTCGTGAATTTATTCTTCTTGAAAtagtgacattttaattttacgtGGGAACCTAGAGTTCAACGACTACACATTCAAGGTTTGGACTTGCTTATTCTTTGGAAATTCAAGTTTCAAATTTCACCCCGGCAACCTGTTTTTGTAAAGGCCTTGTAAGTTAATTTTCAACACGAAGTTTGCAAATCTGACGTTTCAGCCATTTTAGCCTGTATTTTACACTGCAATGTTAAAGGCCTCTCGCTTCGATTTTTAAAATAGCTCAGGAACCTGTATTTTTGCAACAACAGTCATTATGTTTCGTTTAAATGGTGTATATTGTtgtgtatattcattttctgcccCGGCAACCTGTCTATCacctaaattaaaattataacagacatttttttcaaaattccctAACATTTTAATGTCATTTCCGTGACCCGTATCCGATTTCTttagtataatattcaaataagcaaaGTGGCGTTGATTTCTGGATATGGCGAAAAGTGAAACTCGAAACCATATTCACTAGTCGTGAAGATTGATTGgtaaaactacatgtatcatgtttttttcatattttacaataaCTCTAATCTCCAAGTGTTTAGATGTAGATAAGACTAACAAGTATGGCAATCTTAATTTCATCTATTATAAGTCCCTGAAACCTGTGTTGGATCTTTCTTACTGTGTCATAACCAACACTTAACAGCCACgtgcaaaaaaaaatgggaaCATTAAATTTGACGCCTAGCTACGGAAGATATAGAGGCATGCTTCAGCAATATGCCGATATTTGTATCCTATAAGCTATCAGCTGGTATCTGGAACTAGGAAATATCTAACGATTTTCAGTAATTTAACTATAATAGTACTCATAATACTATTTGTATTTCTAAATatgatcatacatgtatatcaacaGATAAACGGGGtacctattgtttttcattcatgtAAGCCTGATAATTGATCTTTATATAATGTAGAAATGTAGATTGTTAATACATCAAAAATCCAATATAACAATTTGACCAATGGTCTTAGTTGGCATGCCAAcctaataaacaaacaaaattgcaataaaaacaattagCATCAATGTCCGAATAAAATGTGAACATTAATTTTTACACCTTGCTACGGGAGGTATAGAGACACCCTTCAGCATTATACCGACATTAGTATAACCTAAGCTATCTGGTACTAGGTAACAGTTATTATTgatgtaaatattattaataaataattgataGTCAGAAAAAAGTTTCTCCTTGATGAGATTCATAAATGTGAACGGTGATTTACCTCATATGGGAAATGACATTTAGTTTCCTCTTTCAATATGATGATACatgattttgtttgtaaattaaaCTTGGTTGTTCTTGCTGAAATGTAATTATAACAAAAGAGATATCATATcccattattttaattttattacttcGTTTATAGAGCTTTTTAGGTTTTAAATGATCTATCTAGACTTATATAGCTTGCTAGGGCCGCATTTCTTTCCGCTAACACAAACGATGCCAACGGCTAAGCGCGCTTGTTTTGTAACATATTACGTTTTCAAAGTTTATATCAACTTTGACAAACTATTCACTCGCTAGAAATGCGTCTACAGTTTGTCGTTCATCATTCGTTAGTACAAAGACTCGTTTGTTTCTAACTTTAACCTGATTAAACGACGTATTTGTTTCTACGtactatgtaaaaaaaaagtccgtttaccaacaacatgtgcatgcattattgaaatttcaaacaGGATCAGTAAACACTGACTAaacgatgtatttgtttctacttttgtatcgtttagaaaacaacaataaacgcGACACAACGTTTACAAATCCATCAAAGGTCAACTTTCACTGACAAagttaaagtttaaatttaagtttttcaataatttctaaaatgtatcaGCGTTTAGTATTAAAGATATCGCGCGTGTACTGTGTTTGCACAATTGAAATGATAGTAAAATGCAGAAAAACGTTTATTTGAAACAATGTTAACATATATGAAGGTATTCTTAATTGAAATTCAACAATAGGCATGTATACAGCTATAATTAATGGTATTTGAAAACAAGTCATACGTAACATGATATCTTCtaaattggttcagtaataaGTCTGTTCCGTAATATTCCAACATGCTCAATATTTGATGTagaagtgtttttttcttcaaaataaacaTTCCACACTACATGTTTGAAAGTTGTACAGTATTCCGACGTTTTATTTAATTACATTTGGAACTTGACATCTATACCGGACTGGATTAGCATCAGTTGCGCACGTACAGTCACATGGAATTCCAGTACAATTGAACGGAAATGTATCTCCTGAACCATGACAATTACCATTGATATCCGTACAttctaaataacaaaaacaaatgcataaTCAACCGGTTTGTTGCAGATTATAGACAATAAGCATCGCAGTAGCTTCATATTTAATCACattgatatttgtatattttcgtTAGGACcgttttatctatttttattcCCAGGGTCCGGATTTTGTACTCTTCCTTTTCTGTATAAAAAGCAACAATAATTTATTGCTTGCACCAAAGATGTTAAAGAATGATTAAGTAACGgatgccaaaaaaaaagaacagcctACAATGTTCGAAAAGCAGTTGTCGCCTATCAGTGACTATATATGTCGAAAACGACACTGACCATTAAACTGAAGATACGgaataaaagaaatcataaaCATAGGCACATTTGACTATTCGGGTCTTATTGCTAATGGTTTGAGTAAACTCAGCATAGATACAACTATTGAAACTTTAATCGCCatacgcgagtttcgtctagtGACACCCGATTCAagaaaaaacacacatttaGCTTCAAGCTCCCGTTgtattggaaaaataaaatttgtgaaCGAATGAatctgtttttataattttaatggaCTATCGGAAAAAAATAAACGtttgttattgttatggttAAGTGTTGAACTTCGCCGTTATAGATATTTTGAGGTTGTACTTACATGAGCAGCGCCAATGGTGCTTCATGTTGAACAAAATCGGAGCACAAGAGATCACCCTCGCTTTTTGTAATTGTTAGTGTAGCTCAGTCTTTAAGgtcgtaccttgacctatattggtttacttttataattttttatttagtaggagagttgtctcattgacactcataccacatcttcctatatctatttagttTTCTACATGGTGTGTTTTATGTACTATATTTCTTTAAGTCGTTTGATGACATGACATTGTTGGTTTGATTTTGACTTTAAAAGAATTTCAATGTCTCTCTAATATCGTTATCATACCAGACACCTGTAGTTATGAGCAGCGTTTAATGTAAGAATCCATAAGAGGTAACAAATGGagattaacatttaaaaatgtctgcaCAATCCTTATTAGGAATATGATAAGGATCATGATTATCCTAATGGCGACATTTCTTAGGCTAGTGTATCAGAGTTACCATATAAAGTGAAAGGAAATGTTAAAATCTGTTGATATATCTCACCTTGTCGTATTCTAATTGGTTCACAAATGTATGTTCCATTACTATTAACTACTTTACATGTGTAAGTACCACATTTCTCTACCCATTCTTGAcccttttcaaaacatttatcacCATGTTCGCAGCctacaataattatttatatcatttgaataaatgattcgatttaaaaattttaacctAAAGCTATTTATAAGTTTTGTGACGAGTTAGAATTGGATATCGCTTGATATCACATAAGTTGTGAATCTCCAATTTGGctcatttattattatatcaaaCTGGGTTAAATAAGCCGAGATGAtaccaaaattaatataattttcgTATGAAAATAATTACTATCTCGAAATATTCGCGATACACATAGATTTGTTCAACTAATAATGTTTTCTTGAATGTAGGCAGATTCCTATTCAAGGGAGGCGAAGGATAAGAAAGGTACATTCAAACTcttaaatcagaaaaaaaaaactgacattgCCATGACAAAAATAACACGTATCCTACTTAAAACCAACGGGGAATCTTAGTTGCACCGGTAAAGCAAGCAGATTCAGATATTGTACCGATAATTCTTTGATTCCCATGTATATCGAAAAAAAGAATCGATATAATTTACAATCAGAAATCTCTTCAGtatagaccaaatgacacatatgtttacaactataagtcactttACGGCATTCGACAATGAACCAaaccgcatagtaagctataaataGCCACGAAATGACAGATTCAAAGGAGAAAAACTAACgttttataatatatgtattttcttttattaaaaacgATAAAATATGATTATGTCAGCAAAACATTAAGAAAGATTATCGGTCATCGATTGGCACGGCTTATCTTTAAACCACACACAttctgtcataaaaaaaattgatggtaaaagagggacaaatATACCAGAGtgacagttaaactcatagattgaaaataaactgacaacgccatggtttaattaaaaagacaaatatgcaactaATAGCACAGATGACACAACatcgaaaactaaagactaagcaacaggaaccccatcaaaaactgaGGGTAATCTCATGTGCTCTGCAAGGGTAATCGTCTATTCCgttgttttttgggtttttttcttgtttttttttttttatataaatgtattctgAACTTTACTTACGGGGTACTTTTACTTCCGATATATACcatacaatattatttttaaatttgacgtCACATTTATATGTTTGACATCCCGATTGCCATTCACTATCTATTCTGTAACAAGTACCATTGAACACACAgcctgaaataataaaaataaagcagCAAGATAGGTATTTTATCCCTTTTGTAGTTttaatttaatacatttttaaataataagtcATGATG
This is a stretch of genomic DNA from Mytilus trossulus isolate FHL-02 chromosome 6, PNRI_Mtr1.1.1.hap1, whole genome shotgun sequence. It encodes these proteins:
- the LOC134723691 gene encoding caveolin-1-like — its product is MPGSEIDLVERDPNGLNAHLGTLHFNDVFGEPDGVHSIDCVWKLSAKCFDCWKLLTYNLLTIFYGICIAAEWGCEFAYIAFWHIWIISPFMKIFEINCGLCQRIYASCVNCCIVPWCEACGAIFHAFKR
- the LOC134723692 gene encoding uncharacterized protein LOC134723692 isoform X1, producing the protein MDTLVCENLINLSMSKAFFFLVAIASWISQTGATCHDNEIGDLMEGQVLDHPTRPCQRYICQNDTLITVNSGCVFNGTCYRIDSEWQSGCQTYKCDVKFKNNIVWYISEVKVPRCEHGDKCFEKGQEWVEKCGTYTCKVVNSNGTYICEPIRIRQECTDINGNCHGSGDTFPFNCTGIPCDCTCATDANPVRYRCQVPNVIK
- the LOC134723692 gene encoding uncharacterized protein LOC134723692 isoform X2, whose translation is MSKAFFFLVAIASWISQTGATCHDNEIGDLMEGQVLDHPTRPCQRYICQNDTLITVNSGCVFNGTCYRIDSEWQSGCQTYKCDVKFKNNIVWYISEVKVPRCEHGDKCFEKGQEWVEKCGTYTCKVVNSNGTYICEPIRIRQECTDINGNCHGSGDTFPFNCTGIPCDCTCATDANPVRYRCQVPNVIK